A window of Pyrobaculum aerophilum str. IM2 contains these coding sequences:
- a CDS encoding FeoB small GTPase domain-containing protein has translation MKRYAIIGPPNVGKSALFYALTGVFVKTANYPGTTLELQKGVVKKGSYSVELVDLSGVLNPDSPIDEDEKLAIKEALEGEYDGVIVVAAPTF, from the coding sequence ATGAAGAGATACGCAATAATAGGGCCGCCTAACGTCGGCAAGTCGGCTTTATTTTACGCCTTGACTGGGGTGTTTGTAAAAACGGCGAATTACCCCGGCACTACGCTAGAGTTGCAAAAAGGCGTAGTCAAGAAGGGATCTTACAGCGTGGAGTTAGTGGACCTCTCCGGCGTTCTTAATCCCGACAGTCCTATTGATGAAGATGAAAAACTGGCAATAAAAGAGGCATTGGAAGGGGAGTATGACGGGGTTATAGTCGTGGCGGCCCCCACGTTTTAA
- a CDS encoding extracellular solute-binding protein, translating into MSIRTLLAVLIIVAIIVSIYLAFTAYRQTSVKKLVIVGPAGISDLGTALAKKFSEKYGVNATFVPLGGAVEMVNELVRNKDNPPWDVAIGVPEFYYTVLIDKDVLYCPGIKIEGIPQEEYWDPHMCVYPLDKSYIGIVYNASALAKMGIQPPRTLDDLLKPEYKGLITYPNPVQSGTGLAVLSWIMSVKGEEGGWTYLKQLKGQIAKIGYPSGFTSLRNALKRGEVLIALSWYSHAIDPGTPNMKASTYSAFLYREGVAVLKNSKNRELAVEFLKFALSKEGQDLVDP; encoded by the coding sequence ATGTCAATAAGAACATTATTGGCGGTATTGATTATTGTCGCAATTATTGTGTCTATTTACCTCGCATTTACGGCGTATCGTCAAACCTCTGTTAAAAAACTCGTAATTGTAGGCCCCGCGGGGATTAGCGACTTGGGCACGGCCCTTGCGAAGAAATTCAGTGAGAAATATGGCGTAAACGCCACGTTTGTCCCTCTTGGAGGAGCTGTTGAAATGGTAAACGAATTAGTGCGTAACAAGGACAACCCGCCTTGGGATGTGGCAATAGGCGTGCCGGAGTTTTACTACACAGTCCTCATAGATAAAGACGTGCTTTACTGCCCCGGCATAAAAATAGAGGGAATACCTCAAGAGGAGTATTGGGATCCCCATATGTGCGTATACCCGCTTGACAAGTCTTATATAGGCATTGTCTACAACGCATCTGCCCTTGCTAAAATGGGGATACAGCCTCCGAGAACTCTCGACGACTTGCTCAAGCCGGAGTACAAGGGACTTATTACCTATCCAAACCCCGTGCAGTCGGGCACAGGGCTGGCGGTTCTCTCATGGATAATGTCAGTGAAAGGGGAGGAGGGAGGCTGGACATATTTAAAACAGTTGAAAGGCCAGATTGCAAAAATAGGCTATCCCAGCGGCTTCACTTCGCTTAGAAATGCGTTGAAACGCGGCGAAGTGTTAATAGCGCTGTCTTGGTACAGCCACGCCATTGACCCCGGGACGCCTAATATGAAGGCGTCTACTTATAGCGCTTTCCTATACCGCGAGGGCGTGGCGGTGCTTAAAAACTCTAAGAATAGAGAACTCGCCGTGGAGTTTTTAAAATTCGCGCTGAGCAAAGAGGGCCAAGATTTGGTAGATCCTTAA
- a CDS encoding ferrous iron transporter B produces the protein MILVFNMADLWKPPYTQEELSKLLSVPVVFTSAVTGEGVARLRELLFKNVPKSSLRLQDLKVPEYAVIKSAILSRPPIALATLLALGVLTTIFLMAVIEGITPWGGNLPVSLVSLFDLLDQHVSQAVMASIGGPAGRFIIEALWESVLTLLILSVYVIIAFTLIVLYEDSGLIALLSKSVERRLSYLGIPPRGVVCLFVAASCNVPAATTAKALWGRGSRVLTALLTPYVPCVARLAIFVAVAAAALSRIPYLIPVAVFIPYLISFGFALIASFIYRKALGIKTEAIGIVPPAPLMWPRWNIYFKKVAVSYKEFILKVGPLLSAVIIALWPLSAYGPGGYVEDISQSYLAAIGNALEPLFEPMGLPWQVVMPLVGGWIFKEVVLGLLEATGGLQIISTLPLSSIMAFLVFTAFYSACIATLSVLYRTVGLKLTALSVVVNLALAYIAALAVYAALSLVPL, from the coding sequence GTGATTTTAGTGTTTAACATGGCGGACTTGTGGAAACCCCCCTATACTCAAGAAGAGCTTTCTAAACTGCTCTCAGTGCCAGTGGTGTTCACTTCCGCCGTCACCGGGGAGGGGGTTGCCCGGTTGAGAGAGTTATTATTTAAAAACGTCCCAAAATCATCACTGCGTCTACAAGATTTAAAAGTGCCGGAATATGCAGTAATAAAGTCGGCGATTTTATCAAGACCCCCAATAGCTCTGGCTACGCTACTGGCACTGGGGGTATTGACCACAATTTTCCTAATGGCAGTGATTGAAGGCATAACTCCGTGGGGAGGAAATCTCCCTGTATCTCTCGTCTCGCTTTTCGATCTTTTAGATCAACACGTATCGCAGGCCGTTATGGCCTCAATTGGGGGGCCAGCTGGCAGGTTTATTATTGAGGCGTTATGGGAATCTGTTTTAACGCTGTTAATATTGTCAGTATACGTAATCATAGCCTTTACGCTGATTGTATTATATGAGGACAGCGGATTAATCGCTCTTCTTTCAAAGTCCGTAGAGAGACGCCTGTCTTACCTCGGCATACCTCCCCGCGGGGTTGTATGTCTCTTTGTCGCAGCTTCTTGCAATGTGCCCGCGGCCACTACGGCAAAGGCGCTGTGGGGAAGGGGTAGCCGCGTTCTTACAGCCCTCCTCACTCCCTACGTGCCTTGTGTGGCGAGGCTGGCAATTTTCGTGGCAGTGGCGGCCGCCGCACTTTCACGCATTCCGTATTTAATACCAGTGGCTGTGTTTATTCCGTATTTAATATCGTTTGGATTTGCCTTAATTGCGTCGTTTATATATAGAAAAGCCTTGGGAATTAAAACCGAGGCTATTGGAATAGTGCCCCCGGCTCCTCTCATGTGGCCGCGCTGGAATATCTATTTTAAAAAAGTCGCTGTGAGCTATAAAGAATTTATCCTCAAGGTAGGGCCCCTGTTATCCGCTGTAATAATTGCGCTGTGGCCATTGAGTGCTTACGGCCCAGGCGGATATGTAGAGGATATCTCTCAATCATATCTAGCAGCCATTGGAAACGCCTTAGAGCCGTTGTTTGAGCCAATGGGACTGCCCTGGCAAGTAGTTATGCCCCTTGTTGGCGGGTGGATTTTTAAAGAAGTGGTGTTGGGACTATTAGAGGCCACAGGCGGGTTGCAAATAATTTCCACGTTGCCTCTTTCCAGCATAATGGCGTTTCTCGTGTTTACCGCCTTTTATTCGGCGTGTATAGCCACGCTTTCTGTGTTGTACAGAACAGTGGGCCTAAAACTGACGGCGTTAAGCGTTGTGGTTAATCTAGCGCTGGCGTATATTGCCGCTCTCGCCGTCTACGCCGCCTTATCCCTAGTGCCTCTATAG
- a CDS encoding amidohydrolase family protein: protein MLKECIKIEGRAFLGGKVTRVKLGSGECKTLQLSNKYLILPGMVDIHVHFRDWGLSHKETLRGGAAAALAGGVVAVGDMPNTKPHIRTADLYKKRLEEGSALPIIYKVHMGIPQDLEELRAARPPTIKIYPEDVEAFGWGHIEKAAEACASLGCRLVLHCEDPAYFKEGERPPIAELACVERTRQMAFKTGVKIHLTHITLSQTAEAARGWATVDATPHHLLLDVENCKDSGLCHVNPRLRTPEMRKRLLAAFASGLVDIYATDHAPHTLEEKRSGAPPPGICSLDVALSLLLTLWKRGVVTLSDVVRLYSHRPARFFDLQIDVKKGYFTVVRLEEFTVRGEEFAGTCKHTPFEGFKAFGRVFATSVGGRIYFKDGDVYMINI, encoded by the coding sequence GTGTTAAAGGAATGTATTAAAATAGAGGGGAGGGCCTTTCTGGGCGGGAAGGTAACCAGAGTGAAGCTTGGGTCAGGCGAGTGTAAAACTTTGCAACTCTCCAACAAATACCTCATTCTCCCCGGCATGGTGGACATACACGTACACTTCAGAGACTGGGGCCTTTCCCACAAGGAGACTCTCAGAGGCGGGGCCGCGGCGGCTCTTGCCGGCGGCGTGGTGGCCGTTGGCGATATGCCTAACACAAAGCCCCACATAAGGACGGCGGATCTTTATAAAAAACGGCTTGAAGAGGGCTCTGCCCTGCCCATTATATACAAAGTGCACATGGGGATCCCCCAGGACTTGGAAGAGCTACGCGCCGCGAGGCCGCCCACAATTAAAATTTACCCGGAAGACGTGGAGGCCTTCGGCTGGGGGCATATAGAGAAAGCGGCTGAGGCGTGCGCCTCTCTGGGCTGCCGCCTTGTGTTACACTGCGAGGATCCGGCGTATTTTAAAGAGGGGGAGAGGCCTCCAATTGCCGAGTTGGCATGCGTGGAGAGGACGAGGCAGATGGCGTTTAAAACCGGCGTGAAAATCCACTTAACTCACATAACGCTATCCCAAACGGCCGAGGCGGCGCGGGGATGGGCCACAGTGGACGCCACCCCCCACCACTTACTTTTAGACGTTGAGAACTGTAAGGACAGTGGGCTTTGCCACGTCAACCCCCGCCTGAGAACCCCCGAGATGCGTAAAAGACTGCTGGCTGCCTTCGCCTCGGGGCTGGTGGATATATACGCCACAGACCACGCCCCGCACACCCTAGAGGAGAAGAGGTCAGGGGCCCCTCCCCCGGGAATATGTAGCCTCGACGTGGCTTTGAGCCTTTTGTTAACGTTGTGGAAAAGGGGTGTGGTAACTCTCAGCGACGTGGTGAGGCTTTATTCCCACAGGCCAGCCCGTTTTTTCGACTTGCAAATCGACGTGAAAAAGGGCTACTTCACTGTTGTACGCCTAGAGGAATTCACAGTGCGAGGCGAGGAATTCGCCGGTACTTGTAAACACACGCCGTTTGAAGGATTCAAAGCCTTCGGCCGAGTCTTCGCCACGTCAGTCGGCGGCAGGATCTATTTTAAAGACGGCGATGTTTATATGATAAATATCTAA
- a CDS encoding ABC transporter ATP-binding protein, producing MSLELRGIVKSFGDFSLGPINLKIESGERVAVVGPSGSGKSTLLRIIAGLTPPNGGAVFINGTDATKTEPWRRGVGVVFQTPALFPSLTVLENVAEPLLSRGVSKGEAYGRARDVLVRLGLGDLVHRYPAQLSRGQQQRVSLARALVLEPQILLFDEPLTALDPPLRGEVLPYIYEASRGRTVLYVTHDFEEATFIARRVVVIMNGRVVADGDSVEIFENPPSSAVAEFLGYSNKLPADCGHLYFRPWDVRPGSGYRGRVIAVWYKAGKYEVLARVSDSYIRLHWPHKPPTDIIEFDIARGKCFRD from the coding sequence ATGTCTCTAGAGTTGAGAGGGATAGTTAAAAGCTTTGGGGATTTCTCCCTGGGCCCTATTAATTTAAAAATTGAGAGCGGGGAAAGAGTGGCGGTTGTGGGGCCCTCTGGATCTGGCAAGTCCACGCTGTTGCGCATAATCGCCGGATTAACTCCACCCAATGGGGGAGCCGTGTTTATAAACGGGACTGACGCAACTAAAACCGAGCCTTGGCGTAGAGGTGTTGGCGTTGTCTTCCAAACCCCCGCGCTGTTCCCCTCTTTGACCGTGTTGGAAAACGTGGCGGAACCGCTTCTCTCTAGGGGGGTTAGTAAGGGCGAGGCCTATGGCCGCGCTAGGGATGTGCTTGTAAGGCTGGGGCTGGGGGACTTGGTCCACAGATACCCGGCGCAACTCAGTAGGGGGCAACAACAGAGGGTGTCCCTGGCGAGGGCTTTAGTATTAGAGCCGCAGATACTTCTATTTGACGAGCCACTCACGGCGCTGGACCCGCCGCTTAGAGGGGAGGTATTGCCCTATATATACGAGGCGTCGAGAGGGCGAACCGTCCTCTACGTTACCCACGACTTTGAAGAGGCGACGTTTATCGCGAGGAGAGTTGTGGTGATAATGAACGGAAGAGTTGTGGCGGACGGAGATTCGGTTGAGATTTTTGAAAACCCGCCGTCAAGCGCCGTGGCCGAGTTCTTAGGCTATAGTAATAAACTCCCAGCCGACTGTGGGCATTTATACTTTCGGCCTTGGGACGTGCGCCCAGGGAGCGGATACAGAGGGAGAGTAATAGCTGTTTGGTACAAGGCGGGTAAGTACGAGGTTTTAGCAAGGGTGAGCGATAGCTACATTAGACTACACTGGCCCCACAAGCCCCCCACTGACATTATTGAATTTGACATAGCTAGGGGTAAGTGCTTTAGGGATTAG
- a CDS encoding ABC transporter permease — MEVEVAEGNRIRLAYLIPPLFYLAVFVAPYIILLAQYGIVISLDSYTAWVFAFTVVQALLSAVLALGGAFLILPAYLKAPWLKPVLLIPFFAPAISTVDALIRIHGDVMFSMWGIIIAHGVYYAPYAALIIESNVRSIPADIIDAMELYVKRRWAKLRILTAELKPSILYSFYAVFVFSFLSFTTPLLLGGRYPTLELLVYIYATSFASTNAVSALVAITLLTSLAMAVPFFRLPQPPSAEQAPRPVKIGFFPLAVAALASAYYIAVGIYIFQPLSAPRAIGDVLQPLVNSVLVAFTSATLSIVVTLSFLAADAAGNKISILTYVATLSLSKTLFALGFFHLAQPLYGTLLILTLAHALVISPLAYSLVKPAWEKIRQDVKEACVLYLGPYKCISRIVTEALGPTLVQTWLFAFASSLSETTLALMLTTGGASTLSATTARLLISRAPDFIETGHFYSSLLALIVLATLAASRLIKTRPYSF; from the coding sequence GTGGAGGTTGAGGTGGCAGAGGGAAATCGCATCAGGTTAGCATATTTAATCCCGCCTCTTTTTTACCTGGCAGTATTTGTAGCGCCCTATATCATATTGTTGGCTCAGTACGGCATTGTTATTTCTCTGGATTCTTACACGGCGTGGGTCTTCGCCTTTACTGTAGTTCAAGCTTTATTATCCGCCGTTTTGGCTCTGGGAGGCGCATTTTTAATACTCCCCGCCTACCTCAAGGCGCCTTGGCTCAAGCCCGTGTTGTTAATACCCTTTTTCGCGCCAGCGATTTCCACCGTGGATGCCTTGATTAGAATACACGGCGACGTGATGTTCAGCATGTGGGGGATAATAATAGCTCACGGCGTTTACTACGCCCCCTACGCGGCGTTAATTATTGAGTCAAATGTGCGGTCTATACCGGCGGATATAATAGACGCAATGGAGCTGTACGTGAAGAGGAGGTGGGCGAAGTTGCGGATATTGACGGCTGAGCTCAAGCCGTCTATACTTTATTCATTCTATGCGGTGTTTGTCTTCAGCTTCTTGAGCTTCACTACGCCGTTATTACTGGGTGGGCGCTACCCTACTTTAGAGCTTTTAGTCTACATCTACGCCACCTCATTTGCGTCAACAAACGCCGTGTCTGCCCTTGTGGCCATAACTCTCCTCACGAGCCTGGCCATGGCAGTTCCCTTTTTCAGACTGCCACAACCGCCGTCAGCTGAACAAGCTCCCCGTCCCGTCAAAATAGGATTTTTTCCGCTTGCTGTAGCCGCATTAGCCTCAGCCTATTATATTGCTGTGGGGATATACATATTTCAGCCTCTGAGCGCGCCTAGGGCAATTGGGGACGTTTTGCAGCCGCTTGTAAACAGCGTATTAGTGGCCTTTACCTCAGCCACTCTGTCAATAGTGGTAACTCTCTCCTTCCTAGCCGCAGACGCCGCTGGCAACAAGATCTCTATTTTAACATACGTGGCGACGCTTTCCCTTTCAAAGACGCTATTTGCCCTGGGCTTTTTCCACCTCGCCCAGCCGCTATACGGCACGTTATTAATTCTAACTCTTGCCCACGCGTTAGTTATCTCCCCACTTGCCTATTCCTTGGTAAAGCCTGCGTGGGAAAAGATAAGACAAGACGTGAAGGAGGCTTGTGTGTTGTACCTCGGCCCGTATAAGTGTATTTCTAGAATTGTGACAGAAGCGCTCGGGCCGACGCTGGTGCAGACATGGCTATTCGCCTTCGCCTCGTCGCTTTCAGAGACAACTCTCGCCTTGATGTTAACTACGGGGGGCGCCTCAACGCTGTCGGCAACCACGGCGCGGCTATTAATTTCCAGAGCGCCGGACTTTATCGAAACCGGCCACTTCTACTCCTCACTTCTGGCCTTAATAGTGCTGGCCACTCTAGCGGCGTCTAGGCTTATAAAAACCAGGCCCTACTCTTTCTAA